A single genomic interval of Candidatus Acidiferrales bacterium harbors:
- a CDS encoding ComF family protein, whose translation MKPFQSLTRFTEALADFIYPPACSTCWRELQRGEYYICHNCWNGFERVSPTETIIQTIEEKFLADGCIDRIDSVFLFEQDPRVRTAIHLLKYSGAERIADRFGFFMAKEIVADEELSTSDMIVPVPLHPARKRERGYNQSELIAGKIGVELRIRNEWHLLERIRQTQTQTLFDAEGRKKNIAGAFSMGKHLKVAVKGKNILLIDDVITTGSTIRECARVLKENGAAKVYAASAAITI comes from the coding sequence TTGAAACCATTTCAGAGTCTGACCCGGTTCACGGAGGCACTTGCAGATTTCATCTATCCTCCCGCATGCTCAACCTGTTGGAGAGAGTTACAGCGAGGTGAGTACTACATTTGTCACAACTGCTGGAATGGATTCGAGCGGGTTTCGCCAACTGAGACCATCATTCAGACAATTGAAGAGAAATTTCTTGCCGACGGATGCATTGACAGAATTGATTCCGTTTTTCTTTTCGAGCAGGATCCACGCGTGAGGACCGCGATTCATCTTTTGAAATATTCGGGAGCCGAACGCATAGCGGATCGATTTGGCTTTTTCATGGCAAAGGAAATTGTGGCCGATGAGGAACTTTCAACGAGTGACATGATTGTTCCTGTCCCGTTGCACCCCGCACGGAAACGCGAACGAGGTTATAACCAGAGCGAGTTGATTGCAGGCAAGATCGGAGTCGAGCTGAGAATAAGAAATGAATGGCACTTATTAGAGCGAATCAGGCAGACTCAAACGCAGACTCTGTTTGATGCAGAGGGAAGAAAGAAAAACATCGCGGGCGCGTTCTCTATGGGCAAACATTTGAAAGTGGCCGTAAAAGGGAAAAATATTCTTTTGATAGACGATGTGATAACGACAGGATCGACAATAAGAGAATGTGCA